A region of Gordonia crocea DNA encodes the following proteins:
- a CDS encoding PPA1309 family protein gives MTDASLSQDALGRALREVAEFVDDGGWEQPPMLFALVSTAVLAQTDPGLVDEYDDSELSPIAQEQLELSDDPQTQAQELEHLLATTSWPSAVAGCALVQEIIVLPPQASDDLDEAFEPLLADPEAADAAARETAHRHPERQRARLLVGALRDGPRLALLHLRDDDSDADALGGRLDLRSHPDLAPGLLEALAATLDAGEDF, from the coding sequence GTGACCGATGCCAGTTTGTCCCAGGACGCCCTGGGCCGCGCGCTGCGCGAAGTGGCCGAATTCGTCGATGACGGCGGTTGGGAACAACCGCCGATGCTGTTCGCACTCGTCTCCACCGCGGTTCTCGCGCAGACCGATCCGGGCCTCGTCGACGAATACGACGACTCCGAACTCTCCCCCATCGCCCAGGAACAGTTGGAGCTCTCCGACGACCCGCAAACCCAGGCCCAAGAGCTCGAGCACCTGCTTGCGACGACCTCGTGGCCGTCGGCGGTGGCCGGGTGTGCCCTGGTCCAGGAGATCATCGTGCTGCCCCCGCAGGCATCCGACGACCTCGACGAGGCCTTCGAGCCGTTGCTGGCCGATCCCGAGGCCGCCGACGCCGCCGCCCGCGAGACCGCGCACCGGCATCCCGAACGGCAGCGCGCCCGGCTCCTCGTCGGGGCGTTGCGAGACGGTCCGCGGCTGGCCCTGCTCCACCTGCGCGACGACGACTCCGATGCCGACGCGCTGGGCGGGCGCCTGGATCTGCGCTCCCACCCCGACCTGGCACCGGGCCTGCTCGAAGCGCTCGCCGCAACACTCGACGCCGGCGAGGATTTCTAA